In one window of Kitasatospora sp. MMS16-BH015 DNA:
- a CDS encoding multifunctional oxoglutarate decarboxylase/oxoglutarate dehydrogenase thiamine pyrophosphate-binding subunit/dihydrolipoyllysine-residue succinyltransferase subunit, with protein MSPHPETPVSSASSTGFGPNEWLVDEIYQQYLQDPNSVDRAWWDFFADYKPGTEVTPVTQAATQAGPTPTAVAAPAPTAAAAAAPAPAPAAPAAPAPAQPAPAPLAAAPAAPPAPKAAVPAPAAAAAEGPELIPLRGPAKAVATNMDASLEVPTATSVRAVPAKLLIDNRIVINNHLQRARGGKVSFTHLIGYALVQAVKANPAMNHSYAVKDGKSYLVKPDHVNLGLAIDLVKPNGDRQLVVAAIKKAETLDFHGFWQAYEDIVRRARANKLTMDDFTGVTVSLTNPGGIGTVHSVPRLMQGQGTIVGVGAMEYPAEFQGSSQETLARLGISKIMTLTSTYDHRVIQGAGSGEFLRTIHQLLLGEHNFYDEVFASLRIPYEPVRWATDVATTHEDEVNKTARVMELIHAYRVRGHLMADTDPLEYKQRRHPDLDVVEHGLTLWDLEREFAVGGFGGQKMMKLRDILGLLRNTYCRTVGIEYMHIQDPKQRKWLQERLEKPYAKPEREEQLRILRRLNSAEAFETFLQTKYVGQKRFSLEGGESLIPLLDATIDAAAEHRLDEAVIGMAHRGRLNVLANIVGKPYGRIFGEFEGNLDPKSMHGSGDVKYHLGAEGTFTGLDGETIKVSLAANPSHLETVDPVVEGIVRAKQDVLDQGGTTFPVLPIQVHGDAAFAGQGVVAETLNMSQLRGYRTGGTIHLVVNNQVGFTAAPASSRSSMYCTDVARMIEAPIFHVNGDDPEAVVRVARIAFEFRQAFHKDVVIDLICYRRRGHNEADNPSFTQPLMYDLIDKKRSVRKLYTEGLIGRGDITMEEAEQALQDFQGQLEKVFSEVREATSAASTATNGKPQADFPVSIQTGISEEMVKRIAASQVNLPEWLTVHPRLLPQLQRRAASVEDNTIDWAMGETLAIGSLLMEGHPVRLAGQDSRRGTFGQRHAVLIDRNTGEDYTPLLYLTEDQARYTVYDSLLSEYAAMGFEYGYSLTRPNALVMWEAQFGDFVNGAQTVVDEYIASAEQKWGQHSGVTLLLPHGMEGQGPDHSSARPERFLQLCAQDNMTVAMPTLPSNYFHLLRWQAHNPHHKPLVVFTPKSMLRLKAAASATAEFTSGSFRPVIGDTSVDPANVRKVIITAGKFYYDVAQAREERGVTDTAIVRVERLYPLPVAELQEELSRYGDNVQFIWAQEEPANQGAWPFIAMNLVDHLQVVIGRSANGSRLRRVARTASSAPAVGSANRHKVEQAALLDEIFAL; from the coding sequence GTGTCGCCACACCCTGAAACCCCCGTCAGCTCGGCAAGCTCCACTGGCTTCGGCCCCAACGAGTGGCTCGTCGACGAGATCTACCAGCAGTACCTCCAGGATCCCAACTCGGTCGACCGAGCCTGGTGGGACTTTTTCGCCGACTACAAGCCCGGTACCGAGGTGACTCCAGTGACCCAGGCCGCGACCCAGGCCGGCCCCACGCCGACCGCCGTTGCCGCCCCTGCCCCGACTGCCGCCGCTGCGGCCGCACCGGCGCCCGCCCCCGCTGCACCGGCCGCTCCGGCTCCGGCGCAGCCGGCGCCCGCGCCGCTCGCCGCAGCCCCGGCCGCGCCGCCCGCGCCGAAGGCCGCCGTCCCGGCGCCCGCCGCGGCCGCCGCCGAGGGGCCCGAGCTGATCCCGCTGCGGGGCCCGGCCAAGGCCGTCGCCACCAACATGGACGCCTCGCTCGAGGTGCCCACGGCGACGTCCGTGCGTGCCGTGCCGGCCAAGCTGTTGATCGACAACCGCATCGTCATCAACAACCACCTGCAGCGCGCCCGCGGTGGCAAGGTCTCCTTCACGCACCTGATCGGTTACGCCCTGGTCCAGGCCGTCAAGGCCAACCCGGCGATGAACCACAGCTACGCGGTCAAGGACGGCAAGTCCTACCTCGTGAAGCCGGACCACGTGAACCTCGGTCTGGCCATCGACCTGGTGAAGCCCAACGGCGACCGCCAGCTCGTCGTCGCGGCCATCAAGAAGGCCGAGACGCTCGACTTCCACGGCTTCTGGCAGGCCTACGAGGACATCGTCCGCCGGGCCCGCGCCAACAAGCTGACGATGGACGACTTCACCGGCGTCACCGTCTCGCTGACCAACCCCGGCGGCATCGGCACCGTGCACTCCGTGCCGCGCCTGATGCAGGGCCAGGGCACCATCGTCGGCGTCGGCGCCATGGAGTACCCGGCCGAGTTCCAGGGCTCCTCGCAGGAGACCCTGGCCCGCCTGGGCATCTCCAAGATCATGACGCTCACCTCGACCTACGACCACCGCGTCATCCAGGGCGCCGGTTCGGGCGAGTTCCTGCGCACGATCCACCAGCTGCTGCTCGGCGAGCACAACTTCTACGACGAGGTCTTCGCCTCGCTGCGGATCCCGTACGAGCCGGTCCGCTGGGCCACCGACGTGGCCACCACCCACGAGGACGAGGTCAACAAGACCGCCCGCGTGATGGAGCTCATCCACGCGTACCGCGTGCGCGGCCACCTGATGGCCGACACCGACCCGCTGGAGTACAAGCAGCGCCGTCACCCGGACCTCGACGTGGTCGAGCACGGGCTGACCCTGTGGGACCTGGAGCGCGAGTTCGCCGTCGGCGGCTTCGGCGGCCAGAAGATGATGAAGCTCCGCGACATCCTCGGCCTGCTGCGCAACACGTACTGCCGCACCGTCGGCATCGAGTACATGCACATCCAGGACCCGAAGCAGCGCAAGTGGCTGCAGGAGCGCCTGGAGAAGCCGTACGCCAAGCCCGAGCGCGAGGAGCAGCTGCGGATCCTCCGCCGGCTGAACTCCGCCGAGGCCTTCGAGACCTTCCTGCAGACCAAGTACGTCGGGCAGAAGCGTTTCTCGCTGGAGGGCGGCGAGTCCCTCATCCCGCTGCTGGACGCCACCATCGACGCGGCGGCCGAGCACCGCCTCGACGAGGCCGTCATCGGCATGGCCCACCGCGGCCGCCTGAACGTGCTGGCCAACATCGTCGGCAAGCCGTACGGCCGGATCTTCGGCGAGTTCGAGGGCAACCTCGACCCGAAGTCCATGCACGGCTCCGGCGACGTCAAGTACCACCTGGGCGCCGAGGGCACCTTCACCGGCCTGGACGGGGAGACCATCAAGGTCTCGCTGGCCGCCAACCCCTCCCACCTGGAGACGGTCGACCCGGTCGTCGAGGGCATCGTCCGCGCCAAGCAGGACGTGCTCGACCAGGGCGGCACCACCTTCCCGGTGCTGCCGATCCAGGTCCACGGCGACGCGGCCTTCGCGGGCCAGGGCGTGGTCGCGGAGACCCTGAACATGTCGCAGCTGCGCGGTTACCGCACCGGCGGCACGATCCACCTCGTGGTCAACAACCAGGTCGGCTTCACCGCCGCCCCGGCGTCCTCCCGCTCGTCGATGTACTGCACCGACGTGGCGCGGATGATCGAGGCCCCGATCTTCCACGTGAACGGCGACGACCCGGAGGCCGTGGTCCGCGTCGCGCGGATCGCCTTCGAGTTCCGCCAGGCGTTCCACAAGGACGTCGTGATCGACCTCATCTGCTACCGCCGCCGCGGTCACAACGAGGCCGACAACCCCTCGTTCACCCAGCCGCTGATGTACGACCTGATCGACAAGAAGCGCTCGGTGCGCAAGCTCTACACCGAGGGCCTGATCGGTCGCGGCGACATCACCATGGAAGAGGCGGAGCAGGCGCTCCAGGACTTCCAGGGCCAGCTGGAGAAGGTCTTCTCCGAGGTCCGCGAGGCCACCTCGGCCGCCTCCACCGCCACCAACGGCAAGCCGCAGGCCGACTTCCCCGTCTCCATCCAGACGGGCATCTCCGAGGAGATGGTCAAGCGGATCGCCGCCTCCCAGGTCAACCTGCCGGAGTGGCTGACCGTGCACCCGCGCCTGCTGCCCCAGCTGCAGCGCCGCGCGGCCTCGGTCGAGGACAACACCATCGACTGGGCCATGGGCGAGACCCTCGCCATCGGCTCGCTGCTGATGGAGGGTCACCCCGTCCGCCTGGCCGGCCAGGACAGCCGCCGCGGCACCTTCGGCCAGCGCCACGCGGTGCTGATCGACCGGAACACCGGCGAGGACTACACCCCGCTGCTGTACCTGACCGAGGACCAGGCCCGCTACACCGTCTACGACAGCCTGCTGTCGGAGTACGCGGCGATGGGCTTCGAGTACGGCTACTCGCTGACCCGCCCGAACGCGCTGGTCATGTGGGAGGCGCAGTTCGGTGACTTCGTCAACGGCGCGCAGACCGTCGTCGACGAGTACATCGCCTCCGCCGAGCAGAAGTGGGGCCAGCACTCCGGCGTCACCCTGCTGCTGCCGCACGGCATGGAGGGCCAGGGCCCGGACCACTCCTCGGCCCGCCCGGAGCGCTTCCTGCAGCTCTGCGCGCAGGACAACATGACGGTCGCGATGCCCACGCTCCCGTCGAACTACTTCCACCTGCTGCGCTGGCAGGCGCACAACCCGCACCACAAGCCGCTGGTCGTCTTCACCCCGAAGTCGATGCTGCGCCTGAAGGCGGCGGCCTCGGCCACCGCCGAGTTCACCTCGGGCTCGTTCCGCCCGGTCATCGGCGACACCAGCGTCGACCCGGCGAACGTGCGCAAGGTGATCATCACCGCGGGCAAGTTCTACTACGACGTCGCCCAGGCGCGGGAGGAGCGCGGGGTCACCGACACCGCGATCGTCCGGGTCGAGCGGCTCTACCCGCTGCCGGTGGCGGAGCTCCAGGAGGAGCTGAGCCGCTACGGCGACAACGTCCAGTTCATCTGGGCGCAGGAGGAGCCGGCCAACCAGGGTGCCTGGCCGTTCATCGCGATGAACCTCGTCGACCACCTCCAGGTCGTCATCGGCCGCAGCGCCAACGGTTCGCGCCTGCGCCGGGTGGCCCGCACCGCCTCCTCCGCCCCGGCGGTGGGTTCGGCCAACCGTCACAAGGTGGAGCAGGCGGCCCTGCTGGACGAGATCTTCGCCCTGTAG
- a CDS encoding cell wall metabolism sensor histidine kinase WalK, producing MTFPQQRSGSQLHDGESAGEGPRRGLAVRAARRVWADIRPLDPVRSIKGKLALLVIVSVFLATGMAVVATRSETQIRIIMIFSMIASLLFMQFLAHGLTAPLRDMTAAARAMAGGDYSRRVEVSSRDEIGELAETFNRMAGDLEAADRHRRELVANVSHELRTPIAALRAVLENVVDGVVQPDPKTLGTALEQTERLGRLVSHLLDLSKLDGGVVPLDARRFEVQGFLAGVLRGVSVDGATAGGAYGRRDDVRLRLEVEPADLTGVADPERLHQVVANLVDNACKHSPSGGTVTVLARPGEEPGGLLLAVTDEGPGIPVQDRSRVFERFGRSGTATAQGPGSDGGTGLGLAIARWAVDLHGGRIRVAESATGCRIEVALPGESALRP from the coding sequence ATGACCTTTCCACAGCAGCGCAGCGGCTCACAGCTGCACGACGGGGAGAGCGCGGGCGAGGGCCCGCGCCGAGGGCTGGCCGTGCGCGCCGCACGGCGGGTCTGGGCCGACATCCGGCCGCTCGATCCGGTCCGCTCGATCAAGGGCAAGCTCGCCCTGCTGGTGATCGTCTCGGTCTTCCTGGCCACCGGCATGGCCGTGGTGGCGACCAGGTCCGAGACCCAGATCCGGATCATCATGATCTTCTCGATGATCGCCTCGCTGCTCTTCATGCAGTTCCTCGCGCACGGGCTGACCGCCCCGCTGCGCGACATGACGGCCGCCGCCCGCGCGATGGCCGGCGGCGACTACAGCCGCCGGGTCGAGGTCTCCTCGCGGGACGAGATCGGCGAGCTGGCCGAGACCTTCAACCGGATGGCCGGTGACCTGGAGGCCGCCGACCGGCACCGCCGCGAGCTGGTCGCCAACGTCTCGCACGAGCTGCGCACGCCGATCGCCGCGCTGCGCGCCGTGCTGGAGAACGTGGTGGACGGCGTGGTGCAGCCCGATCCGAAGACCCTGGGCACCGCCCTGGAGCAGACCGAGCGGCTCGGGCGGCTGGTCAGCCACCTGCTGGACCTCTCCAAGCTGGACGGCGGCGTGGTGCCGCTGGACGCCCGCCGGTTCGAGGTGCAGGGCTTCCTGGCCGGGGTGCTGCGCGGGGTCTCGGTGGACGGGGCGACGGCCGGCGGGGCGTACGGGCGGCGGGACGACGTCCGGCTGCGGCTGGAGGTCGAGCCGGCCGACCTGACCGGGGTGGCGGATCCGGAGCGGCTGCACCAGGTGGTGGCCAACCTGGTCGACAACGCCTGCAAGCACTCCCCTTCCGGCGGCACCGTGACGGTGCTGGCCCGGCCGGGCGAGGAGCCGGGCGGGCTGCTGCTGGCCGTCACCGACGAGGGGCCGGGCATCCCCGTCCAGGACCGCTCCCGGGTGTTCGAGCGGTTCGGCCGCAGCGGCACCGCGACGGCCCAGGGGCCGGGCTCCGACGGCGGCACCGGGCTGGGCTTGGCGATCGCCCGCTGGGCCGTCGACCTGCACGGCGGGCGGATCCGGGTGGCCGAGTCGGCCACGGGGTGCCGGATCGAGGTCGCTCTCCCGGGTGAGTCGGCCTTGCGCCCGTAA